One Lacunisphaera limnophila DNA window includes the following coding sequences:
- the nuoL gene encoding NADH-quinone oxidoreductase subunit L, which yields MSLLQHAILMLLLPLASAVVIALFLRRRGAIAAYLSTVTAGAIAVIALILLQHGERFEDSVEWLRFGSFALSLGIKFDDLAALMMFVVGFVGFLIHVFSLGYMHDDAARARFFGGLSIFMFSMIGIVLADNLFMIFIFWELVGFSSWLLINHYLHKQSAADASKKAFIVNRVGDFGFLLGIIMCYWANGTVNFTELGALGAAQKLVFSTAIPLLLFCGAMGKSAQMPLQVWLPDAMEGPTPVSALIHAATMVAAGIFMLCRINVLMVPDALTVIMWIGTVTALYAALCAIVQSDIKKVLAYSTLSQLGYMVAAFGLGSLTTRHEMGGMVHEVVLAAGVGAAMFHLTTHAFFKALMFLGSGSVIHGCHHEQDIFKMGGLAKKMPVTFITFTIGVFAIIGMPGLAGFFSKDSILYLAMEKNSAVFAVLALTAVLTSFYMIRLWKLTFFGATRSKDAGHAHESGLTMTLPLIVLALLSLAGGYGAVFGKLGGDIADLIPHAHGSAHTTILLVSLAVMTLGGGAAWFFYKPSDHDTLEEKSRPIFALLTGVKESFDRVYDYYVAKVQQRFAMLLNFLEQIFLAGLIIRGLAGVAGLVGLGARSLYTGSLHAYVYWFLLGAVVLWAFAAGVF from the coding sequence ATGAGCCTGCTCCAACACGCCATTCTCATGCTGCTCCTGCCGCTCGCCTCGGCGGTGGTGATCGCGCTGTTCCTGCGCCGGCGGGGCGCCATCGCGGCCTACCTCTCGACGGTCACGGCCGGCGCGATTGCGGTCATCGCCCTCATCCTGCTCCAGCACGGCGAACGCTTCGAGGATTCCGTCGAGTGGTTGCGCTTCGGCAGCTTCGCCCTCTCGCTCGGCATCAAGTTCGACGACCTCGCGGCCCTGATGATGTTTGTGGTCGGTTTCGTCGGCTTCCTTATCCACGTCTTCTCGCTCGGCTACATGCACGACGATGCGGCCCGGGCCCGCTTCTTCGGCGGTCTGTCGATCTTCATGTTCTCGATGATCGGCATCGTCCTCGCCGACAACCTGTTCATGATTTTTATCTTCTGGGAGCTGGTCGGATTCAGTTCCTGGCTGCTGATCAACCACTATCTCCACAAGCAGTCCGCGGCCGACGCCTCGAAGAAGGCCTTTATCGTGAATCGCGTCGGTGACTTCGGTTTCCTGCTCGGCATCATCATGTGCTACTGGGCGAACGGCACGGTGAACTTCACCGAGCTGGGTGCACTGGGCGCGGCCCAGAAGCTGGTCTTCAGCACCGCCATCCCCTTGCTCCTGTTCTGCGGCGCCATGGGCAAGTCGGCCCAGATGCCCCTGCAGGTGTGGCTGCCCGACGCGATGGAGGGCCCGACGCCCGTCTCCGCCCTCATCCACGCCGCCACCATGGTGGCCGCCGGTATCTTCATGCTTTGCCGCATCAATGTCCTGATGGTGCCCGATGCGCTGACGGTCATCATGTGGATCGGCACGGTCACGGCGCTCTACGCCGCGCTCTGCGCGATTGTGCAAAGCGACATCAAGAAGGTGCTGGCCTACTCGACGCTCTCGCAGCTCGGTTACATGGTCGCGGCCTTCGGTCTCGGTTCTTTGACCACGCGCCACGAGATGGGGGGCATGGTGCACGAGGTGGTCCTCGCCGCCGGTGTCGGCGCCGCGATGTTCCACCTCACGACCCACGCCTTCTTCAAGGCCCTGATGTTCCTCGGCTCGGGCTCCGTGATCCACGGCTGCCATCATGAGCAGGACATCTTCAAGATGGGCGGGCTCGCGAAGAAGATGCCGGTCACCTTCATCACCTTCACGATCGGTGTCTTCGCCATCATCGGCATGCCCGGCTTGGCCGGCTTCTTTTCGAAGGATTCCATTCTCTATCTCGCCATGGAGAAGAACAGCGCGGTCTTCGCCGTGCTGGCCCTCACCGCCGTGCTCACCTCGTTCTACATGATCCGTCTGTGGAAGCTCACCTTCTTCGGCGCGACCCGCTCCAAGGATGCCGGCCACGCTCATGAGAGCGGTTTAACCATGACCCTGCCGTTGATCGTGCTCGCCCTGCTTTCCCTGGCCGGCGGTTACGGCGCGGTGTTCGGCAAGCTGGGCGGCGACATCGCGGACCTCATCCCGCACGCCCACGGCTCGGCTCACACCACGATCCTGCTCGTTTCGCTGGCCGTGATGACCCTCGGTGGCGGCGCCGCGTGGTTCTTCTACAAACCCTCCGACCACGACACGCTGGAGGAGAAGTCCCGTCCGATCTTCGCCCTGCTCACCGGCGTGAAGGAATCCTTCGACCGGGTCTACGACTACTACGTGGCCAAGGTGCAGCAGCGTTTCGCGATGCTGCTCAACTTCCTCGAGCAAATCTTCCTCGCGGGCCTCATCATCCGCGGGCTCGCCGGGGTGGCGGGCCTGGTCGGGCTCGGCGCCCGGTCGCTCTACACCGGCAGCCTCCACGCCTACGTTTACTGGTTCCTGCTCGGCGCCGTGGTCCTCTGGGCCTTCGCCGCCGGGGTTTTCTAA